AATAAAGCGAGATGAAATTGAAACTAATTAGAAGAGAATACAGTAAAAAAGATGCACCTAAAAGTATAGGTGCATCTTTTTTACTTATATTTGTTCAAGTAATTCCAATTCTTCTTCTACAAATGCCATTAATTCTTTTATTGTTTCACTAGAAAAATCAAAGCGAATTCCAGCTGCTGCATATACTTCTGTTAAGGGTTTAGAGCTACCTAGAGATAATGCTTTTTTATAGTTTTGTAGTGCTTGTTTAGGATTCTCTTTATATTGTTTATACATTTGCAATGCACCAAGTTGCGCGATTGCATATTCGATATAATAGAATGGTATTTCGAAAATGTGTAGTACAGGTAACCAGCCAGTTGCTATCCAATTTTCATAGCCTTCAATATTTACCACATTCGATTGGTAAGAGTTATGTAATTCTAAATATTTTTCATTTCTTTCTTTAGCAGTATGATTTGGATTTTCATACATCCAATGTTGGAATTGATCAACGATAAGCATTTGTGGTAAATACTTAACAATATCTTTAAAGAAATCCAATTTTGCTTTTATAACTTCTTCTGTATTCTCATAAAATGTATCCCAATACTCCATCGAAAACAATTCCATTGTCATGCTGGCTAGCTCAGCTGATTCTGAAGGGATTTCTAAATGTTTTTGTAGCTCTAGCTGCTTCATACATTCATTATGAATACTATGGCCCATTTCATGGAGGAAAGTAGTAACATCATAATGTGTATGATTGAGATTCATAAAAATAAAAGATAATTGAGAAGCAGGTAAGTGTTCGCAAAAACCACCAGCTGCTTTTCCTTTACGACTTTCTAAGTCTAAGCAATCATTTTTATGCATTCGGCTCAATAATGCATAAAATTCATGGTCTAGTTTGTGTAAAATATGAGAACTTTTTTCGATTAAATCACTTTCGTTTTCAATAGGTTTTAATACTTTTTGATTTGGTGCGGCTGCTTTTAAATCCCACGGACGAAGTGTATCTACTTGAAGTTCAGCTTTTTTCTCATTAAATATATTATCAATAAGTGGTACAACGTATTTACGAACAGATTCAGCAAGCTCATAGCAATCATCAGCCGTATAATCAAAACGTTCATATTTTTTAAACATATAATCACGATAATTATTTAAT
This genomic interval from Bacillus cereus contains the following:
- a CDS encoding M3 family oligoendopeptidase, whose translation is MQNSNTIDIRNIHELENELSTLLSKPISSDEDLENWLKIQSKLIWKIEEQLRLHYIAFQCNTDNKEIKDTFEFDQQYVRPLLKRYQNSFDNKYLESPFRMLLDPKTYSILDKKIKNAQTLFCEKNIDLEVKEDKLVTEYFEITGSLTASWNGEEKTITELQSYLQDPNRDIRKKAKTLISEQYLSVEKKLQTILNELITIRHQKAKNIQLNNYRDYMFKKYERFDYTADDCYELAESVRKYVVPLIDNIFNEKKAELQVDTLRPWDLKAAAPNQKVLKPIENESDLIEKSSHILHKLDHEFYALLSRMHKNDCLDLESRKGKAAGGFCEHLPASQLSFIFMNLNHTHYDVTTFLHEMGHSIHNECMKQLELQKHLEIPSESAELASMTMELFSMEYWDTFYENTEEVIKAKLDFFKDIVKYLPQMLIVDQFQHWMYENPNHTAKERNEKYLELHNSYQSNVVNIEGYENWIATGWLPVLHIFEIPFYYIEYAIAQLGALQMYKQYKENPKQALQNYKKALSLGSSKPLTEVYAAAGIRFDFSSETIKELMAFVEEELELLEQI